In Nocardia higoensis, one genomic interval encodes:
- the lppU gene encoding LppU family putative lipoprotein — translation MSRQLLSGLALAVGITVAAFTLSACGSTIDGRAQPAVGGTIDAVTTSPPPKSGPPKSSPPRTTTEEAGDTDFQAEIGDCVTLGGTTTDATIARASCGSRASNYKVIDKTTLSALCPADRDNYYAETLNGLEQGAFCLDIDWVIGGCMDIGGEDPQRIDCSESGLQPVRVDEIVQGVGDVSACDTGFGFEYTERRFVVCVEEL, via the coding sequence GTGTCTCGTCAATTGTTATCCGGTCTCGCGCTCGCGGTGGGCATCACCGTCGCGGCGTTCACACTGTCGGCCTGTGGGTCGACCATCGACGGCCGCGCCCAGCCCGCCGTCGGCGGCACCATAGATGCCGTCACCACCAGCCCGCCGCCCAAGTCCGGCCCGCCGAAGTCGAGCCCGCCGCGTACGACGACGGAGGAGGCCGGGGACACCGACTTCCAGGCCGAGATCGGTGACTGCGTGACCCTGGGCGGCACGACCACCGATGCCACCATCGCCAGGGCGTCCTGTGGCAGCCGCGCCTCCAACTACAAGGTCATCGACAAGACCACCCTCAGCGCGCTGTGCCCGGCCGATCGCGACAACTACTACGCCGAGACCCTCAACGGCCTGGAACAGGGCGCGTTCTGCCTGGACATCGACTGGGTGATCGGCGGCTGCATGGACATCGGCGGCGAGGACCCGCAGCGCATCGACTGCAGCGAGTCCGGTCTGCAGCCGGTGCGGGTCGACGAGATCGTCCAGGGTGTCGGCGATGTGAGCGCCTGCGACACCGGCTTCGGGTTCGAATACACCGAGCGCCGGTTCGTGGTCTGCGTCGAGGAGTTGTAG
- a CDS encoding MCE family protein, with amino-acid sequence MKTATTAKLRHAAKVAVIGVAALALGSCSLLPDAVNPSADTRITADFQNIAGIFVGNPVTVLGLQVGTVEKIVPKGTLVEVHLSIDSDVKIPEDAEAAIISPSIVTDRHIELTPVYTGGEELADGSHLPLARTRTPVELDTLIKTIDEFAAALAPQPGSEGIGPLSGRVLYPMLDGNGAKIRDTLNALSGALKVGIDNKDAISNIIVRLNELTTMLAENDQSVRDFSNRVTQMTGLLADQAPGLQATLDQLNAFLANTSTTLGDYQGELQGTLTGLTNVTQQLRDNAYEVTEVVDVAPLALQNIDRIVSREHQWVRLNAAIGTFLSGEIVSLFCERLQMREDGCRTGNVQDMGPDYGLTAALLGLTK; translated from the coding sequence ATGAAGACCGCCACGACGGCGAAACTCCGGCACGCGGCCAAGGTCGCGGTGATCGGCGTCGCCGCGCTCGCCCTGGGCAGCTGCTCGCTGCTACCGGACGCGGTGAATCCGTCGGCCGACACCCGCATCACCGCCGACTTCCAGAACATCGCGGGCATCTTCGTGGGCAATCCGGTGACGGTGCTCGGCCTGCAGGTGGGCACGGTCGAGAAGATCGTGCCCAAGGGCACTCTCGTCGAGGTGCATCTGTCGATCGACTCCGATGTGAAGATCCCCGAAGACGCCGAGGCCGCGATCATCTCGCCCTCGATCGTCACCGACCGCCACATCGAACTCACCCCGGTCTACACCGGCGGCGAGGAACTGGCCGACGGCTCACATCTGCCGCTGGCGCGGACTCGTACCCCCGTCGAGCTGGACACCCTGATCAAGACCATCGACGAGTTCGCCGCCGCGCTCGCCCCGCAGCCGGGTTCGGAAGGGATCGGTCCGCTCTCGGGCCGGGTGCTCTACCCGATGCTCGACGGCAACGGCGCGAAGATCCGCGACACCCTCAACGCGCTCTCCGGCGCGCTGAAGGTCGGCATCGACAACAAGGACGCCATCTCCAACATCATCGTGCGGCTCAACGAGCTGACCACGATGCTGGCCGAGAACGACCAATCGGTGCGCGATTTCAGCAACCGGGTCACCCAGATGACCGGCCTGCTCGCCGACCAGGCCCCCGGCCTGCAGGCGACGCTGGATCAGCTCAACGCCTTCCTGGCCAACACCTCCACCACCCTGGGCGACTACCAGGGCGAACTGCAGGGCACCTTGACCGGCCTGACCAACGTGACCCAGCAACTGCGCGACAACGCCTACGAAGTCACCGAGGTCGTGGACGTGGCGCCGCTGGCGTTGCAGAACATCGACCGGATCGTGAGCCGCGAGCACCAGTGGGTGCGCCTGAACGCGGCCATCGGCACCTTCCTCAGCGGTGAGATCGTCAGCCTGTTCTGCGAGCGGCTGCAAATGCGCGAAGACGGTTGCCGCACAGGCAATGTGCAGGACATGGGCCCGGACTACGGTCTCACCGCCGCACTGCTCGGACTGACGAAATGA
- a CDS encoding MCE family protein has product MSIRKPLIGFSIFALVSILVTVVVWNTLARTVAGGTNTYTAIFTDVLGLREGDDVRMAGVRVGKVEGIELVRDDDNASVAEVTFVVQRDQTIYEDTKALVRYQNLIGQRYVALEPGEETSPAPLANKGTIPVDRTEPSFDISGLLNGFQPLFQVLQPEQVNRLSETFILALQGDGVSLSSFIVQAAQLATDFQRRDAILSDVIANLSGVMSGLANRGEELETLVTQTRALIGGLYDQGQSLLASTETVAAATTDLVAMVDRIQPGLELAQNSTTAALNMLLYNGAKLDQAAVDVPNLLAAAGRHTSEGAYANAYLCGLDVSLYGVLFPRGLFSQIGGNSHSAVCGP; this is encoded by the coding sequence ATGAGCATCCGTAAACCGCTGATCGGCTTCAGCATCTTCGCGCTGGTCTCGATTCTGGTGACCGTGGTCGTCTGGAACACCCTGGCCCGCACCGTCGCGGGTGGCACGAACACCTACACGGCGATCTTCACCGATGTGCTCGGCCTGCGCGAGGGCGACGACGTCCGGATGGCGGGCGTGCGCGTCGGCAAGGTCGAAGGCATCGAACTCGTCCGTGACGACGACAACGCCTCGGTCGCCGAGGTGACCTTCGTCGTGCAGCGTGACCAGACGATCTACGAGGACACCAAGGCGCTGGTCCGCTACCAGAACCTGATCGGCCAGCGCTACGTCGCGTTGGAGCCCGGCGAGGAGACCTCGCCCGCGCCGCTGGCGAACAAGGGCACCATCCCGGTGGACCGCACCGAGCCCTCCTTCGACATCTCCGGTCTGCTCAACGGGTTCCAGCCGCTGTTCCAGGTGCTACAGCCCGAGCAGGTCAACCGCCTGTCGGAGACGTTCATCCTCGCGCTGCAGGGCGACGGCGTCTCGCTGAGCTCGTTCATCGTCCAGGCGGCCCAGCTGGCGACCGATTTCCAGCGCCGCGACGCGATCCTGTCCGATGTCATCGCGAACCTGTCCGGGGTGATGTCGGGCCTGGCCAACCGGGGCGAAGAGCTCGAGACGCTGGTGACCCAGACCAGGGCCCTCATCGGCGGACTCTACGACCAGGGGCAGTCCCTGCTCGCCTCCACCGAGACCGTCGCGGCCGCGACCACCGACCTGGTCGCCATGGTCGATCGCATCCAGCCCGGCCTGGAGCTGGCGCAGAACTCGACCACCGCGGCGCTGAACATGCTGCTCTACAACGGCGCCAAGCTCGACCAGGCGGCGGTCGACGTGCCCAACCTGCTCGCGGCGGCCGGTCGGCACACCTCCGAAGGCGCCTACGCCAACGCCTACCTGTGCGGCCTGGACGTCTCCCTCTACGGCGTGCTCTTCCCCCGCGGTCTGTTCTCACAGATCGGCGGCAACTCCCATTCGGCGGTGTGTGGACCATGA
- a CDS encoding MCE family protein, with protein MSNKARRALIALAAVAGVGITSGCSLTVEDLPLPKPGQSGDTYTLHAVFENALNLPDQAKVKIGGSDVGVVSNIRTKNFQAVVDLTIDSDIELPEGSTAELRQATPLGDVFVAVSKPVAEPGTPMLSDGDTLTLEQTSAGATVEQLLISVSLLFNGGGVAALSKIGAELDSIVGGRGEQLGHLISELTGVIGSLNENSARVDATLDQFHTLAGTLESRRAELGEVADTLPQMIGAIAENNQAIGELLTKLSTASAAIGDYSVTSGEQLASLLENTHQLMNALAATGSEFEVMLDRMHEIRPKVDATFRGRSFSVFATATNLDVSALTDPANAGLWDLNDVADFTGSMLQVLQLVQNRVEGGQR; from the coding sequence ATGAGCAACAAGGCACGCCGGGCGCTGATCGCCCTGGCCGCGGTCGCCGGAGTCGGCATCACCTCCGGGTGCAGTCTCACGGTGGAGGATCTGCCGCTGCCCAAGCCAGGGCAGTCCGGGGACACCTACACCCTGCACGCGGTGTTCGAGAACGCGCTGAACCTGCCTGATCAGGCGAAGGTGAAGATCGGCGGTTCCGATGTCGGTGTGGTCTCCAACATCAGGACCAAGAACTTCCAGGCCGTCGTCGATCTGACCATCGACAGCGATATCGAACTGCCCGAGGGCAGTACCGCCGAACTGCGCCAGGCGACCCCGCTCGGCGACGTATTCGTCGCGGTCTCGAAACCGGTCGCCGAACCGGGCACGCCGATGCTCTCCGACGGCGACACCCTGACTTTGGAACAGACCTCCGCGGGCGCCACCGTGGAGCAGTTGCTGATCTCGGTGTCGCTGTTGTTCAACGGCGGCGGCGTGGCGGCGCTGTCCAAGATCGGCGCGGAACTCGATTCGATCGTCGGCGGTCGCGGTGAGCAGCTCGGCCATCTGATCTCCGAGCTGACCGGTGTGATCGGCAGCCTGAACGAGAACTCCGCCCGGGTGGACGCCACCCTCGATCAGTTCCACACACTGGCGGGCACGCTGGAGAGCAGGCGGGCCGAGCTCGGCGAGGTCGCCGACACGCTGCCGCAGATGATCGGCGCCATCGCCGAGAACAACCAGGCGATCGGCGAACTGCTGACCAAGTTGTCGACGGCGAGTGCGGCGATCGGCGACTACTCGGTCACCTCCGGCGAGCAGCTGGCGAGCCTGCTGGAGAACACTCACCAACTGATGAACGCGCTGGCGGCGACCGGCAGTGAGTTCGAGGTCATGCTCGATCGCATGCACGAGATCCGCCCGAAGGTGGACGCCACCTTCCGCGGACGCAGCTTCTCGGTCTTCGCCACCGCGACGAATCTGGACGTGAGCGCGCTGACCGACCCGGCCAACGCCGGTCTGTGGGACCTCAACGATGTCGCCGACTTCACCGGAAGCATGCTCCAGGTGCTGCAGCTGGTGCAGAACCGGGTCGAAGGGGGACAGCGATGA
- a CDS encoding ABC transporter permease encodes MSSTYVPPLLRPLYQLKKTAQAPVDLLARIGHQVFFFLRSVGSIPLALKHYPKEVWRLLTDVTWGNGNLVVGGGTIGVVIILSAFGGMTVGIQGHTSLNLLGLSPITGAISAFATTRELGPLLASLAFAAQAGCRFTAQLGAMRISEEIDALESVAIRPLPYLVSTRMFAAIVAIVPLYCLGLAVAYISCSLTVQMIGGTAPGTYSHYFYQFLIPTDVLYSLLKAIVFVAITTFIQCYYGFFASGGPEGVGVAAGRAIKMCIILVVFADLFMTLAIWGVDPGIRISG; translated from the coding sequence GTGTCGTCGACTTATGTGCCGCCGCTGCTGCGGCCGCTATATCAACTCAAGAAGACCGCGCAGGCTCCGGTCGACCTGCTCGCCCGCATCGGCCACCAGGTGTTCTTCTTCCTGCGGTCGGTGGGCTCGATCCCCCTGGCGCTCAAGCACTACCCCAAGGAAGTGTGGCGCCTGCTCACCGATGTCACCTGGGGCAACGGCAACCTGGTCGTCGGCGGCGGCACCATCGGGGTCGTCATCATCCTCAGCGCCTTCGGCGGAATGACCGTCGGCATCCAGGGACACACCTCGCTGAACCTGCTCGGCCTGAGCCCCATCACCGGCGCGATCTCGGCCTTCGCGACGACCCGCGAACTCGGCCCGCTGCTGGCCTCGCTGGCCTTCGCCGCCCAGGCGGGCTGCCGATTCACCGCCCAGCTGGGCGCCATGCGCATCTCCGAGGAGATCGACGCGCTCGAGTCGGTGGCGATCCGGCCGCTGCCCTACCTGGTCAGCACGCGCATGTTCGCCGCCATCGTGGCCATCGTGCCGCTGTACTGCCTGGGCCTGGCGGTCGCCTACATCTCCTGCTCGCTGACCGTGCAGATGATCGGCGGCACCGCCCCGGGCACCTACTCGCACTACTTCTACCAATTCCTGATCCCGACCGACGTGCTCTACTCGCTGCTCAAAGCGATCGTGTTCGTCGCGATCACGACATTCATCCAGTGCTACTACGGGTTCTTCGCCTCCGGCGGCCCGGAGGGCGTCGGCGTGGCGGCCGGCCGGGCGATCAAGATGTGCATCATCCTGGTCGTGTTCGCCGATCTGTTCATGACCTTGGCTATCTGGGGCGTCGACCCCGGAATCCGGATCTCGGGGTAA
- a CDS encoding MCE family protein, which produces MIAKMKRRFDGNRHFWLGIIGAVVVVALLAVASVFRLLGVGQQEIEAEFVQAAGIKVGDRVNAAGVAVGTVAGAEIEGDHVLLTLNIDKSVELGPDAGASIKMATLLGARYVDLEPGDGSGLPGGRIPVSNTSVPYDLADVVQIGTPKFEALDTEQLAESLNVINQELGDTPALTAQALDSVGALAKTIDTRREQVDQLLKDLDRVTEILADNRNSLLLVITQGEAIANRVMERQDLLRQLLDNVAALTRQLEEIGAANDDQLGPTLAQLNTMAEGLQKNKDNLDRMLSIMPPSVRYLANSWGGSGPYGVVAVPWLFPDNWLCFAQVIEGCQ; this is translated from the coding sequence ATGATCGCGAAGATGAAGCGCCGCTTCGACGGCAACCGGCATTTCTGGCTCGGCATCATCGGTGCCGTGGTGGTGGTGGCCCTGCTCGCGGTGGCCAGCGTGTTCCGCCTGCTCGGCGTCGGCCAGCAGGAGATCGAGGCCGAGTTCGTCCAGGCCGCGGGCATCAAGGTCGGCGACCGGGTGAACGCGGCGGGCGTCGCGGTGGGCACCGTGGCCGGCGCGGAGATCGAAGGCGATCACGTGCTGCTCACGTTGAACATCGACAAGAGCGTGGAACTCGGCCCCGACGCCGGCGCCTCGATCAAGATGGCGACACTGCTCGGCGCCCGCTACGTCGATCTCGAGCCCGGCGACGGCTCGGGTCTGCCCGGCGGGCGGATCCCGGTCTCCAACACCAGCGTTCCCTACGATCTGGCCGACGTGGTGCAGATCGGCACGCCGAAGTTCGAGGCACTCGACACCGAGCAGCTGGCCGAGTCGCTGAACGTGATCAACCAGGAACTCGGGGACACCCCGGCGCTGACCGCCCAGGCGCTCGACAGCGTCGGCGCGCTGGCCAAGACCATCGACACCCGGCGCGAGCAGGTCGACCAGCTGCTGAAGGACTTGGACCGGGTCACCGAGATCCTAGCCGACAACCGCAACAGCCTGCTGCTGGTGATCACCCAGGGCGAGGCCATCGCCAACCGGGTGATGGAACGCCAGGATCTGCTGCGGCAGCTGCTCGACAACGTCGCCGCGCTGACGCGCCAGCTCGAGGAGATCGGCGCGGCCAACGACGACCAGCTCGGCCCGACCCTCGCCCAGCTCAACACCATGGCCGAGGGCCTGCAGAAGAACAAGGACAACCTGGACCGGATGCTGTCGATCATGCCGCCGTCGGTGCGCTACCTGGCCAACTCGTGGGGTGGCAGCGGCCCGTACGGCGTGGTCGCGGTGCCGTGGCTGTTCCCGGACAACTGGTTGTGCTTCGCCCAAGTCATCGAGGGGTGCCAGTGA
- a CDS encoding S1 family peptidase gives MFSKLAKAANAVLAVALGAALLGTGAGTAVADPGAPVIGGGSGIIVDNMYECTVTTVGYDNAGRLVGLTAGHCGEAGAQVYSETDPGAGVVGRFVYSDPTLDYAVIQFQPGSITPVNRIGNVTITGIGAPAQFPMIVCKEGRTTGNTCGLAYGDIFGSNMETWAQMCVVEGDSGAPVVVGSTLVGMVNAYLAIACFGPEVGTNMTTIMDDLNRRGDIGAGFRPI, from the coding sequence ATGTTCAGCAAACTCGCCAAGGCGGCCAACGCCGTCCTCGCCGTGGCCTTGGGCGCGGCGCTGCTCGGGACGGGCGCAGGGACCGCGGTGGCGGACCCGGGCGCGCCGGTGATCGGTGGCGGTTCGGGAATCATCGTCGACAACATGTACGAGTGCACCGTCACCACGGTCGGCTACGACAACGCGGGCAGGCTGGTCGGCCTGACGGCGGGCCACTGCGGCGAGGCGGGCGCGCAGGTGTACTCGGAGACCGATCCGGGCGCCGGCGTGGTCGGCCGTTTCGTCTACTCCGACCCCACCCTCGACTACGCGGTGATCCAGTTCCAGCCCGGCTCGATCACCCCCGTCAACCGGATCGGCAATGTGACCATCACCGGGATCGGCGCGCCCGCCCAGTTCCCGATGATCGTCTGCAAGGAAGGCCGCACCACCGGTAACACCTGCGGTCTGGCCTACGGCGATATCTTCGGCAGCAATATGGAGACCTGGGCACAGATGTGCGTGGTGGAAGGCGATTCCGGCGCGCCGGTGGTCGTCGGATCGACGCTGGTCGGCATGGTGAACGCCTACCTGGCCATCGCGTGCTTCGGCCCCGAGGTCGGCACCAACATGACCACGATCATGGACGATCTCAACCGCCGCGGCGACATCGGCGCGGGCTTCCGGCCCATCTGA
- a CDS encoding L,D-transpeptidase encodes MHAASNNRSLPTRDRLSYRLRQGVLLSASIAAAGALIIAPAHAEPLIPGVDLGSTAPLVSEPEPQPNFAPPNINIADGETVGVAQPIIITFKEPIADRAVAEKAIEITSSNEAPGHFYWWSDRQVRWKPNEFWPANTDVFVKAGGTTSAFRIGDALIATADDTTKTITITRNGEVIKTMPTSMGKPGHETPNGTYIVGERHREMVMDSSTYGVPVDAPEGYKLDVEYATRISNSGIFVHAAPWSVAQQGVSNVSHGCLNVSTEDARWFFENAQKGDPVIVQNTAGGTLNARDGLGDWN; translated from the coding sequence ATGCATGCCGCTTCGAACAACAGGTCGCTGCCGACGCGAGACCGGCTGTCCTACCGGCTTCGCCAGGGCGTCCTCTTGTCCGCGTCGATCGCCGCCGCGGGCGCGCTGATCATCGCTCCGGCCCACGCCGAGCCGCTGATCCCCGGTGTCGACCTCGGGTCGACCGCACCGCTGGTGAGCGAACCCGAGCCGCAGCCCAACTTCGCGCCGCCGAACATCAACATCGCCGACGGCGAGACGGTGGGCGTGGCGCAGCCGATCATCATCACCTTCAAGGAGCCGATCGCCGATCGCGCCGTCGCGGAGAAGGCCATCGAGATCACCTCCTCGAACGAGGCGCCCGGCCACTTCTACTGGTGGAGCGACAGGCAGGTCCGCTGGAAGCCGAACGAGTTCTGGCCGGCCAACACCGATGTCTTCGTCAAGGCAGGCGGCACGACCAGCGCGTTCCGTATCGGCGACGCCCTGATCGCCACCGCCGACGACACCACCAAGACCATCACCATCACCCGCAACGGCGAGGTGATCAAGACCATGCCGACCTCGATGGGCAAGCCCGGCCACGAGACCCCCAACGGCACCTACATCGTCGGCGAACGCCATCGCGAGATGGTCATGGACTCCTCCACCTACGGTGTGCCGGTCGACGCGCCCGAGGGTTACAAGCTCGACGTGGAGTACGCGACCCGCATCTCCAACAGCGGCATCTTCGTGCACGCCGCGCCGTGGTCGGTGGCTCAGCAGGGCGTATCCAACGTCAGCCACGGCTGCCTGAACGTCAGTACCGAGGACGCCCGCTGGTTCTTCGAGAACGCCCAGAAGGGCGACCCGGTCATCGTGCAGAACACCGCGGGCGGCACCCTGAACGCCCGCGACGGTCTGGGCGACTGGAACTGA
- a CDS encoding MlaD family protein, whose protein sequence is MIIDPSGRGPTMRQLLIAGACGLVVFAVVLGLLMARYQGYFVPKVNVTANLTTTGDGLPSEADVKFRGVLVGAVDEVEVAAKGELQKVQIELKPEYADSIPANVTARVVPSNLFAVTSVELVFNGPSDTYLEEGSVIEEDRSKGTIALQDTLTTVRDILEKIDPVQFGRVLGTLSQALDGSGRMPGSTVERLDRWVTAVDESIPDLGVLLTDFSNSFAALNESAPELVDVFGDSVLTARTIADRRTELMALITGTSGTIDSVNTLFARNPDAGKQITAGTADLFGSLAADPSAITRSLLNLSESLRKLDAVFHWGPANQMVWDAGITLTPYKPYTVEDCPRYDEMAGPSCATAPAVAELPPLPEKLRPRALDSARGLPPAVPVPGLPLIPGMTGLESQVVAPNGQGAPVPFAGTPLEGIIPGLPALPGLPALPGLTAPQPPAEPAGDPATEPATDPEAVTPQQAGAISFRGDDAIAVLLGRQPTAAEYLLLSPILKGGTMTVSESGER, encoded by the coding sequence ATGATCATCGATCCCAGTGGGCGCGGGCCCACCATGCGGCAATTGCTGATCGCCGGCGCGTGCGGACTAGTGGTCTTCGCGGTGGTGCTCGGCCTGCTGATGGCCCGCTACCAGGGCTATTTCGTGCCCAAGGTCAATGTGACGGCCAATCTGACCACCACCGGTGACGGTCTGCCCTCCGAGGCGGACGTGAAGTTCCGCGGTGTGCTCGTCGGCGCCGTCGACGAGGTCGAGGTGGCGGCCAAGGGCGAACTGCAGAAGGTGCAGATCGAGCTGAAGCCGGAGTACGCCGACAGCATCCCGGCCAATGTGACCGCTCGTGTGGTGCCCAGCAACCTGTTCGCGGTCACCTCCGTCGAGTTGGTCTTCAACGGGCCCTCCGACACCTACCTCGAGGAAGGGTCGGTCATCGAGGAGGACCGCAGCAAGGGCACGATCGCGCTGCAGGACACGCTCACCACGGTGCGCGACATCCTGGAGAAGATCGACCCGGTGCAGTTCGGCCGTGTGCTCGGCACGCTGTCCCAGGCGCTCGACGGCAGCGGACGGATGCCCGGCTCGACCGTCGAGCGGCTCGACCGCTGGGTCACCGCGGTCGACGAGTCCATTCCGGACCTCGGCGTGCTGCTCACCGACTTCTCCAATTCTTTCGCCGCGCTCAACGAGTCGGCTCCGGAACTGGTCGACGTGTTCGGCGATTCGGTGCTCACCGCGCGCACCATCGCCGACCGGCGCACCGAGCTGATGGCGCTGATCACCGGCACCAGCGGCACCATCGACTCGGTGAACACCCTGTTCGCGCGCAACCCCGACGCGGGCAAGCAGATCACTGCCGGCACCGCCGACCTGTTCGGCTCGCTGGCCGCGGATCCGTCCGCGATCACCCGCTCGCTGCTGAACCTCAGCGAGTCGCTACGCAAGCTGGACGCCGTCTTCCACTGGGGTCCGGCGAATCAGATGGTGTGGGACGCCGGCATCACCCTGACGCCGTACAAGCCCTACACGGTCGAGGACTGCCCGCGCTACGACGAGATGGCGGGCCCGAGTTGCGCCACCGCCCCCGCGGTCGCCGAGCTGCCGCCGTTGCCGGAGAAGCTGCGCCCGCGCGCGTTGGATTCGGCCCGGGGGCTACCGCCCGCGGTCCCGGTGCCCGGCCTGCCGCTGATCCCCGGCATGACGGGGTTGGAGTCCCAGGTCGTCGCGCCGAACGGTCAGGGAGCTCCCGTCCCGTTCGCGGGCACGCCGCTGGAAGGCATCATTCCCGGCCTGCCCGCACTGCCCGGCCTGCCCGCCCTGCCCGGGCTGACCGCGCCGCAGCCTCCGGCCGAACCCGCGGGTGATCCGGCGACCGAACCGGCCACCGACCCCGAGGCGGTGACGCCGCAGCAGGCGGGCGCGATCTCCTTCCGCGGTGACGACGCCATCGCGGTGCTGCTCGGCCGCCAGCCGACCGCCGCGGAGTACCTGCTGCTCAGCCCGATCCTGAAGGGCGGAACCATGACCGTGTCCGAGAGCGGGGAGCGCTGA
- a CDS encoding MlaE family ABC transporter permease, translating into MSEAVDWTRAYWEDHPKRSLETFGRQITMGISAVAELFVAIFRGRFPFGEFVRQCAFMANVAAAPTLLVAIPIGVIVSIQVGAVAGQVGATSFIGAANGLGIVQQGAPLVTSIMIAGAVGSAICADLGSRTIREEIDAMKVMGVDPMRRLVAPRLGAAMLVSVLLCGFVVFVGFLTGYVFNIFAQGGTPGSYIGTFSSFAVTRDLFVALVKSMIFGLLAAIIACDTGLNTRGGPGGVANSVNSAVVSSAIMLFGVNLGITQIYSALFPPQVV; encoded by the coding sequence ATAAGTGAAGCGGTCGATTGGACGAGGGCCTATTGGGAAGACCACCCGAAACGGTCGCTGGAGACCTTCGGTCGCCAGATCACCATGGGTATCTCGGCGGTCGCCGAGTTGTTCGTCGCTATCTTCCGTGGGCGGTTCCCCTTCGGAGAGTTCGTCCGCCAGTGCGCGTTCATGGCGAATGTGGCCGCCGCTCCCACCCTGCTGGTCGCCATCCCGATCGGCGTCATCGTCTCCATCCAGGTCGGCGCGGTCGCCGGCCAGGTCGGCGCCACCTCGTTCATCGGCGCGGCCAACGGCCTGGGCATCGTCCAGCAAGGCGCGCCGCTGGTCACCTCGATCATGATCGCGGGCGCGGTCGGCTCGGCCATCTGCGCCGACCTGGGCTCGCGCACCATCCGGGAAGAGATCGACGCCATGAAGGTGATGGGCGTCGATCCCATGCGCAGGCTGGTCGCCCCCCGGCTCGGCGCGGCGATGCTGGTCAGCGTGCTGCTGTGCGGCTTCGTCGTCTTCGTGGGATTCCTGACCGGCTATGTGTTCAACATCTTCGCCCAGGGTGGCACCCCCGGCTCCTACATCGGCACCTTCTCCTCGTTCGCCGTCACCAGGGACCTCTTCGTCGCACTGGTCAAGTCGATGATCTTCGGTCTGCTGGCCGCGATCATCGCCTGCGACACCGGTCTGAACACCCGCGGCGGCCCCGGCGGCGTCGCGAACTCCGTCAACTCCGCTGTGGTGAGCTCGGCCATCATGCTCTTCGGCGTGAACCTCGGGATCACGCAGATCTACAGCGCCCTCTTCCCCCCACAGGTGGTCTGA
- a CDS encoding DUF6764 family protein, with protein sequence MNLIRAVICSAAALGTAVTAPATASATPLHCTAERGADLTRIEGGTGCRAATDERGLALATGSDGVGYAYAAMGATAFGLGAAGGVGASEGFGGIPIALGFGPDAMALSSVADPVPYDGQQVAVAIAFEGSRAEVGGTADGTVVCLGAGAFAWNTTSGASCLATPFGNWTPTPPAS encoded by the coding sequence ATGAACCTGATCAGGGCGGTCATCTGCTCGGCCGCCGCATTGGGCACCGCGGTCACGGCACCGGCGACAGCCTCAGCAACCCCTCTGCATTGCACCGCGGAGCGCGGCGCGGACCTCACCCGCATCGAGGGCGGCACCGGGTGCCGGGCTGCCACGGACGAGCGAGGGCTCGCGCTGGCGACGGGCTCGGACGGGGTGGGATACGCCTACGCCGCGATGGGCGCGACGGCGTTCGGTCTCGGCGCGGCGGGCGGCGTCGGCGCCAGCGAGGGATTCGGCGGCATCCCGATCGCCCTGGGCTTCGGCCCCGACGCGATGGCGCTGAGTTCGGTCGCCGATCCCGTGCCGTACGACGGTCAGCAGGTGGCGGTGGCGATCGCCTTCGAAGGTTCCCGCGCGGAGGTCGGTGGAACCGCCGACGGCACGGTGGTCTGCCTCGGCGCGGGCGCCTTCGCCTGGAACACCACCAGCGGCGCGAGCTGCCTGGCGACGCCCTTCGGGAACTGGACGCCCACCCCACCCGCCTCCTGA